The following are encoded together in the Citrus sinensis cultivar Valencia sweet orange chromosome 1, DVS_A1.0, whole genome shotgun sequence genome:
- the LOC102616492 gene encoding probable clathrin assembly protein At4g32285 yields the protein MAPSTIRKAIGAVKDQTSISLAKVAGNIAPDLEVLVVKATSHDDEPADDKYVREIVSLMSYSRGYVSACIATISKRLSKTHDWIVAVKALMLVHKLLLDGHLLFEDEIVYSTRRGMRLLNMSDFRDEAHSNSWDHGGFVRFYAMYLDEKVEFVVYEKKMRGGEGKVEEREDRFRDDFDRGMELRSQSYGDVSESVRREERREATPMREMRPERVLARLNQLLRILDKVLACRPTGAAKNSRLVLVALYLVVKDSFGLYVDICEALGVLLDKFTEMEYADCVRGFEAYVSAAKMIDELVGFYGWCKDIGIARSSEFPEVQRITDKLLGTLDGFLKEMANRPKNPERIREEKLPPKQEPEPDMNEVKALPAPENSSPPPPPPPKPQQPPKPQPQQVTDDLVNLKDDATSADEQGNKLALALFSGPPTNTNGSWEAFPSNGQPEVTSAWQTPAAESGRADWESALVETAGNLSKQKAAYAGGFDSLVLNGMYDQGAVRQHVSTTQLSGGSASSVTLPGPGKSATPVLALPAPDGTVQTVGNNDPFAASLTVPPPSYVQMAEMERKQQFLVQEQQLWQQYGRDGMQGQVALAKIAGGSGYYGPNPQSMMPYGMPQVTGMGQPGPGGYYYSPY from the coding sequence ATGGCACCTAGCACTATCCGTAAAGCGATCGGTGCTGTGAAAGATCAAACGAGTATCAGCTTGGCTAAAGTGGCTGGTAATATTGCACCGGACCTTGAAGTATTGGTTGTTAAGGCGACCAGTCATGATGATGAGCCGGCTGATGACAAATATGTTAGGGAAATAGTTAGTTTGATGTCTTATTCAAGAGGGTATGTCAGTGCATGTATTGCCACCATATCCAAACGGTTGAGCAAAACCCATGATTGGATTGTCGCGGTGAAGGCTTTGATGCTTGTGCATAAGCTTTTGTTGGACGGGCATTTGTTGTTTGAGGATGAGATTGTGTATTCCACGAGGAGAGGGATGCGGCTTTTGAACATGTCTGATTTTAGAGATGAGGCGCATTCTAATTCGTGGGATCATGGTGGGTTTGTGAGGTTTTACGCTATGTATTTGGATGAGAAGGTGGAGTTTGTGGTTTatgagaagaaaatgagaggTGGGGAGGGGAAAGTTGAGGAGAGAGAGGATAGGTTTAGGGATGATTTTGATCGTGGGATGGAGTTGAGATCGCAGTCTTATGGTGACGTGAGTGAATCAGTGAGGAGGGAGGAGAGAAGAGAGGCGACTCCCATGAGGGAAATGAGGCCAGAGAGGGTTTTAGCGAGGTTGAATCAGTTGCTGAGGATTCTCGATAAGGTTTTGGCTTGTAGGCCAACAGGTGCAGCTAAGAATTCTAGGTTGGTTCTTGTTGCCCTTTATTTGGTTGTGAAGGATAGTTTTGGGCTATATGTTGACATATGTGAGGCTTTGGGGGTATTGTTGGATAAATTTACAGAGATGGAGTATGCCGACTGCGTTAGGGGTTTCGAAGCTTATGTTAGTGCAGCAAAGATGATTGATGAGCTTGTGGGTTTCTATGGTTGGTGTAAGGATATCGGGATTGCAAGATCATCTGAGTTCCCTGAAGTGCAGAGGATAACTGATAAGCTTTTGGGGACACTTGATGGCTTTTTGAAGGAAATGGCAAACAGGCCAAAGAATCCTGAAAGAATTAGGGAGGAGAAACTTCCTCCTAAGCAAGAACCAGAGCCTGATATGAATGAGGTCAAGGCTCTTCCTGCACCAGAGAATTCCTctcctccaccaccaccaccacctaaGCCTCAACAACCACCTAAGCCACAACCTCAGCAGGTGACTGATGATTTGGTGAACTTGAAGGATGATGCTACATCAGCTGATGAACAAGGGAACAAACTGGCATTGGCTTTGTTCTCTGGGCCACCTACGAATACAAATGGTTCATGGGAAGCATTCCCATCAAATGGACAGCCTGAGGTTACTTCTGCATGGCAAACTCCGGCTGCTGAAAGTGGTAGGGCAGATTGGGAATCAGCTTTAGTGGAAACAGCCGGTAATCTATCAAAGCAGAAAGCTGCATATGCGGGTGGTTTTGATTCGTTGGTGTTAAATGGCATGTATGATCAAGGAGCAGTAAGGCAGCATGTCAGCACCACTCAACTGAGTGGTGGGAGTGCAAGCAGTGTGACATTACCCGGGCCTGGCAAAAGTGCTACGCCAGTGCTAGCACTCCCAGCACCAGATGGGACGGTCCAGACGGTGGGGAATAATGACCCATTTGCTGCATCGCTTACTGTGCCACCTCCTTCGTACGTGCAGATGGCAGAAATGGAGAGGAAGCAGCAGTTTCTTGTGCAGGAACAGCAGCTTTGGCAGCAGTATGGAAGGGATGGGATGCAAGGCCAGGTGGCACTGGCCAAGATTGCTGGTGGCTCTGGTTACTACGGGCCTAACCCTCAATCAATGATGCCTTACGGGATGCCGCAGGTCACTGGCATGGGGCAGCCCGGACCTGGAGGATATTACTACTCACCGTATTGA
- the LOC102615138 gene encoding actin-related protein 6 gives MSNIVVLDNGGGLIKAGHGGERDPAVTIPNCMYRPLSSKKFIHPSPTAASATEDLTSAAVRRPIDRGYLINSDLQRDIWAHLFSSLLHISPSASSLLLTEPLFALPSIQRATDELVFEDFNFKSLFVADPPSLVHLYEASRRPYGLLSETQCSLVVDCGFSFTHAAPVFQNFTVNYAVKRIDLGGKALTNYLKELVSYRAINVMDETFIIDDVKEKLCFVSLDVARDLQIARKRGKDNLLRCTYVLPDGVTHTKGFVKDPDAAQRYLSLSDGSRSQPSETVKDMDRTEVMEEARDRKRADLAKNEFDLTNERFLVPEMIFQPADLGMNQAGLAECIVRAVNSCHPYLHSVLYESIILTGGSTLFPRFAERLERELRPLVPDDYQVKITTQEDPLLGVWRGGSLLASSPDFQAMCVTKAEYEENGSARCRRRFFH, from the exons ATGTCAAATATCGTCGTTCTAGACAATGGTGGCGGCCTCATAAAAGCGGGTCATGGCGGCGAGCGTGACCCCGCCGTCACAATACCCAACTGCATGTACCGTCCACTCTCCTCCAAAAAATTCATCCACCCATCTCCCACCGCCGCCTCCGCCACCGAAGACCTGACCTCTGCCGCCGTCCGCCGCCCCATTGACCGCGGTTACCTTATAAATAGCGACCTCCAGCGCGACATCTGGGCCCACCTCTTCTCCTCTCTCCTCCACATCAGCCCCTCCGCCTCCTCTCTCCTACTCACCGAACCCCTCTTCGCGCTTCCCTCTATCCAACGCGCCACCGACGAGCTCGTCTTCGAGGACTTCAACTTCAAGTCGCTCTTCGTTGCCGACCCGCCGTCGTTAGTTCACCTCTACGAGGCCAGCCGGCGACCGTACGGGCTGTTGTCGGAGACGCAGTGTAGTCTTGTGGTTGACTGTGGGTTCAGTTTCACGCACGCGGCGCCGGTGTTTCAGAATTTCACGGTGAATTACGCCGTTAAAAGGATTGACTTGGGCGGTAAGGCGTTGACTAATTACTTGAAGGAGCTGGTATCGTATCGCGCTATTAACGTTATGGATGAGACTTTCATTATCGATGATGTTAAGGAGAAGTTGTGCTTTGTCTCCCTCGATGTCGCGCGTGATCTTCAAATTGCcag GAAACGCGGTAAGGACAATCTTTTGCGTTGCACATATGTCCTTCCTGATGGTGTTACACACACTAAGGGCTTTGTTAAAGACCCTGATGCCGCTCAGAGGTATCTTAGTCTGAGTGACGGATCTCGATCTCAACCATCAGAGACGGTGAAGGATATGGATCGGACAGAGGTTATGGAGGAGGCTAGGGACAGAAAGAGAGCTGATTTGgcaaaaaat GAGTTTGACTTGACAAATGAACGCTTTCTTGTCCCAGAGATGATCTTTCAACCTGCAGATTTGG GAATGAACCAGGCTGGACTAGCTGAGTGCATTGTTCGAGCTGTTAATTCTTGCCATCCTTATCTTCATTCTGTACTTTATGAAAG CATTATATTAACTGGTGGAAGCACGTTATTCCCTCGATTTGCTGAAAGACT AGAAAGGGAGCTTCGGCCTCTAGTCCCTGATGACTATCAAGTGAAAATAACAACCCAAGAAGA TCCCTTATTAGGTGTCTGGCGAGGAGGATCACTTTTGGCTTCCAGTCCCGATTTTCAAGCAATGTGTGTCACCAAGGCTGAGTATGAGGAGAATGGATCTGCTCGATGTCGCAGGCGATTCTTTCATTGA